The nucleotide window GTATCATCAATTAATTGAAGCTTTATGTAATTGTCTTTAGCCTCAACAGCTATTTGATCTTCTAAACCATTTTCAGCTATAAAATCCTTAAATTCCTGCACCAATTCTTCTAAATTATCCCCTTCTACTTCAGGGTCCATATTAAGGTGCTCATAATACATAATCTCAAAATCAGGTAATTGATTAATACCATTACCAATAGCAGTTCCTTTACCAACTGTTTCTGCTCCCATAAACATATTGACAGAGTTATTAAAAGAGTTAATAAACGCTTGAAATTTCTCAGCATCTATGGATGACATGGAAAACAATACAGCGAAAAAGCATAGAAGTAATGTTACTAAATCAGAGTAGGTAGCCATCCACTCAGGTGACCCCTTTTTAACGTTACCCTGCTTCTTTCTTTTCATCTAAGCACCTACTTCCTCACCAGCATCCTCTTGAGCACCAATAGATTCTCGAACTGATGGAGCTAAGAAAGCTTTGAGCTTTTCTTCAATAATTCTTGGGTTCTCACCAGCTAATATAGATAACAACCCTTCAATGAGTAATTCTTTAGTAGCTATTTCAGAATCACTACGTTCAGCAAGCTTAGCAGCAATAGGATTTGCAACAAAGTTTGCTAATAGGGAACCGTACAATGTGGTTAAAAGTGCTACAGACATGTTCGGTCCAACTGAAGCTGGATCTTCTAACTGCTGAAGCATATTAACCAAACCAATGAGGGTACCTATCATCCCCCATGCGGGTCCAAAAGTTGCTACGTCTTCCCAAAATTTTTGATTTTTCTTATGTCTTGATTCAATAAAAACCAATTCTGTCTCAAGTACATTACGCACAAGCTCCGCTTCCGTACCATCAACAATCAGAAGAATTCCTTTTTTGACAAACTCATCTTCTAATTCTACAGCTTTTTCTTCAAGAGCTAAAAGCCCTTCTTTTCTTGCAACATTGGCAAGATCAATAATCATGTTAATAATGTCTGGTTCCTCAACAGTATCCTGATGAAACGCATGTCGAATAACCTTAAGACCATTCAGAAACTTTGTCAATGGGTAGGAAATAAGCATCGCTGCTGCTGTACCACCAATTGTAATCATGATGGATGCCGCATCAAAGAATGTCGTTAACTGCCCTTTTAAAAGTATAGAAATGACAATAAAAACAATTCCCGATACAACTCCAATAATAGTAGCTAAATCCAAAGTTTACACCTCACTCTATTATGAAATTCAGAAACCCCTAACCATGATGATTAATCATGTCATAAAGCTGATCAACCTTCTCCATGACAATATATTTTTTACCTGTTGTAGTCTTAACGACTGTATCGGGTGTTTCTTCAATGGTTTCTATAAGCTTTTCATTGAGTAAAATTCTTCGTCCACCTAATAATGTCACATAGATCATTCTTTCACCTCATCATGTAAGGAATGCTAAGGTAGGTTGTTACCTACCTTAGCAGCCACATTTATCGTACAAGACCTACTAGCTCTTGTAGCATTTCATCGGAAACAGTGATGATACGTGAATTGGCTTGATAACCTCTTTGAGTTACGATCATATCTGTAAACTCTTTAGAAAGGTCTACGTTTGACATTTCAAGAACCCCAGATGTTAAAGCACCGCCAGTAGAAGTAATATCATCCCCAATGCCATCAAAATCACCTGAGTTAGGTGTAGCTTCAAAGAGGTTGCTACCTACTTTTTGTAAACCAGCAGGGTTACTAAACGTAGCAATAGCTATTTGCCCCAAGCTTTTTGTTTCACCATTACTATATTTACCAGTTACAATTCCATCTGCTCCAATGGTAAAACTAGATAAAGTACCTGCTTCGCGACCTGCTCCAAAACCTTGTGAATCCCCTCTACTAGACTCAACATTGCTCTGTCCAGCATACATTGTCATACTGCTAAAGTCAATTATCAAATCATTAGGAAGAGAATCCTTAACAACATCTAAATTTGCAATAGAAATAGAATCTGTTACTGTTGCAGAGTCATCACCAATACCACTGAATTTACCTGTAGTTGTGTCGAAGAAGATCACAGTATCAGTGCCTAAACTATTAACTCCTTGCATCATTTGAATACTTGCTGGTGGTGAATTTTCAAAATCTACAATAATATTACCATCAGAATCCTTAAGTTTTTCTAAATTTAAGCTCACCTCACCTGGATTTGATCCTGGACCAGACGATTCTTTAGCTAATGAATATTCCATAGTATATTTATAGCCCATCTCATCGTAAAAACTTGTAGTAAAAACATATCCAGTTGTGTTACCAGAATCTAACCTTTCATCATTCTCTTCAATATTACCATATACTGTTGCCTTAGTCGTACCAACAGGTTCAGAATAAGCTTGATCAGGCGAATAAATCTGCAAAGGATCTACTTGACCTTGAACAATTTTTCCATCTTCATCAACTGGCCATCCTTGTAAGGTCATCCCATCTGGTGTCGTTAAATAGCCAGCAGAGTCCACTTGAAAAACCCCAGCTCTTGTAAAATATGTACCTGAAGCATCGCCTACCACAAAGAACCCATCGCCTTCAATCTTCACATCAAGTGGGTTATCGGTACGTTGTGCTGCTCCCTCTGTCATCAAAGTATCAATGGAGTTAATACTTACTCCTAAACCTATTTGCATGGGGTTTGTACCACCAGATTCTGTTTCAGGGTTTGATGCTGAAGCCCCTTGCAATGTTTGATAGTACATATCACTAAAGGTAGCTCTTTCAGATTTGAAACCAACAGTATTAACATTGGCAATGTTATTACCTATAACATCCATTTGAGTCTGATGAACACGTAAACCCGATACACCAGCATACATGGAACGCATCATAATGTTTACCTCCTTATGGGTGCATCATTACTTCAATCAATCGGTAATGAATAGCTTCCTCAATGAGGTCCAGCTATATTAAAATTGCACCATCAATTTTAGAAAATATTTGATTCTGTTGTTCTTTCTTGACAGCTGTAATGACTGTCTTATTCTTTACGTTAACAACTAAAGCTACATCATCAATTAAAACTAAGGAATCCTTTATTCCCTTCTTTTCAGCTTCTTTAACACCTTCATTAATACGAGTCAATTGTTCATCTGAGAAATTAATATCTCTAGCATTTAAACGCATTGACGCATGCTTAGTAAATGTTAACTCCTCTTTTTTTAATAATTGCTGGGATAGTACTTGATCAAATGTTGCTTGTGCTTTAAAACTGTTGGGACGTTGAGATTTTTTTGCTATGTCATTAACGTTGTTATTATTAATCCGATTTTGTATAACCAACATGTCTTTACTTAACATAACAACATCTCCATAACTTTTCTTTAAGCATCACCGTCACCTGACTCAGGTGTTTCAGCTGGCGCTTCACTGAGTACTTCTTTTACATTTGATAAGTCAATCTTATCTTCACCAATGGACAAATAAAATCTACCATCTTCTAAAGTTACCTGTTCAACAATACCTTTAACTTCTTCAACCGTTTCAGTTGTTTCACCATCTTCAGATTCAACATACTTCTCCCCAACAGCATACTTACCAATAAGAGAAAAAGCATTTCCTGCCTGAAGTTGCTGGATCTTAGCAAGTTCTTCCGCAACTATTGCATATTCAACCGCGCTCACAGATTCTAATGGAACCTCCTTTTGGTCAATAACCACATAGGTTTCACCATTTTGATAGAAGGTACCTTCTATAACGCCTTGAATATACTCTGTTTCACTGGTATTAGGATTCATATAAGCAGCATAACCATACTTACCAATCATGGCATTACCATTGTATTGACTAAATTGTGTATTAAGATTCTCCATTTGCTCTAAGGATGAAAACTGAGCTAATTGAGCTAAATAATCTGTGTCTTCCATAGGATTAAATGGGTCCTGATATTGCATTTGAGTAACCAAAAGCTCTAGAAAAGCATTCTTTCCAAGATCACCACCAACGGGTTCAGAAGTTGTTTGATAGATCGTGCTCTGGTTATTTGAAGTCTCTATAATTCCATTATTATTCGTAACATCTACATAACTTGTATTATCTGACATTTTTTCACCTTCCTTCTAAGCTGAAAAATCCACAGTATGTTGCTCTTCCATTGCAATATTTTCTTCTACGACTTCCTCTTCTTCTTCGGAAGTTCCAGGGATTGAAGCAATTCGTCTGTTATTCTGATTTTGATGTTGTTGTTCAAAACTGGATTGTCCATCTTTTCTCTGATCAAAATAACCATTATCAGCAACAGACACTTCAATATCATCTACATTAATGCCTTGCTGTTCGAGGGTAGTTTTTAATTGGAAAAGATTCATCTCAATAGCTTCCTTAACTGTGTTATTTTCAGCAACAAATTGAGCTGTAACAGTACCTTTATTCGTTGAAACTGAAAAAACTAGATTACCAAGATGTTCAGGTTTTAATCGAATTGTCATTGAAGTCATATCAGCTGAACTTGTAACTGCAATACGATTAACAATTTGCTGGACAATTTCTTGCTTCAATAACCTTTCCATATTCTTATCTCCCGTTTGATCAACTATCTT belongs to Vallitalea okinawensis and includes:
- a CDS encoding OmpA/MotB family protein, which produces MKRKKQGNVKKGSPEWMATYSDLVTLLLCFFAVLFSMSSIDAEKFQAFINSFNNSVNMFMGAETVGKGTAIGNGINQLPDFEIMYYEHLNMDPEVEGDNLEELVQEFKDFIAENGLEDQIAVEAKDNYIKLQLIDDTILFDTGQAELKVDAIGILEILSKELIKYRENQIKIEGHTDNIPINTEKYPSNWYLSSARAISVAEYLIEEQGFDPKKISADGRGEYSPIVSNDTHEGRAKNRRVEIYIYVDEFDEILAE
- a CDS encoding flagellar hook assembly protein FlgD encodes the protein MSDNTSYVDVTNNNGIIETSNNQSTIYQTTSEPVGGDLGKNAFLELLVTQMQYQDPFNPMEDTDYLAQLAQFSSLEQMENLNTQFSQYNGNAMIGKYGYAAYMNPNTSETEYIQGVIEGTFYQNGETYVVIDQKEVPLESVSAVEYAIVAEELAKIQQLQAGNAFSLIGKYAVGEKYVESEDGETTETVEEVKGIVEQVTLEDGRFYLSIGEDKIDLSNVKEVLSEAPAETPESGDGDA
- a CDS encoding motility protein A, whose amino-acid sequence is MDLATIIGVVSGIVFIVISILLKGQLTTFFDAASIMITIGGTAAAMLISYPLTKFLNGLKVIRHAFHQDTVEEPDIINMIIDLANVARKEGLLALEEKAVELEDEFVKKGILLIVDGTEAELVRNVLETELVFIESRHKKNQKFWEDVATFGPAWGMIGTLIGLVNMLQQLEDPASVGPNMSVALLTTLYGSLLANFVANPIAAKLAERSDSEIATKELLIEGLLSILAGENPRIIEEKLKAFLAPSVRESIGAQEDAGEEVGA
- a CDS encoding flagellar hook protein FlgE, coding for MMRSMYAGVSGLRVHQTQMDVIGNNIANVNTVGFKSERATFSDMYYQTLQGASASNPETESGGTNPMQIGLGVSINSIDTLMTEGAAQRTDNPLDVKIEGDGFFVVGDASGTYFTRAGVFQVDSAGYLTTPDGMTLQGWPVDEDGKIVQGQVDPLQIYSPDQAYSEPVGTTKATVYGNIEENDERLDSGNTTGYVFTTSFYDEMGYKYTMEYSLAKESSGPGSNPGEVSLNLEKLKDSDGNIIVDFENSPPASIQMMQGVNSLGTDTVIFFDTTTGKFSGIGDDSATVTDSISIANLDVVKDSLPNDLIIDFSSMTMYAGQSNVESSRGDSQGFGAGREAGTLSSFTIGADGIVTGKYSNGETKSLGQIAIATFSNPAGLQKVGSNLFEATPNSGDFDGIGDDITSTGGALTSGVLEMSNVDLSKEFTDMIVTQRGYQANSRIITVSDEMLQELVGLVR
- a CDS encoding TIGR02530 family flagellar biosynthesis protein, with amino-acid sequence MLSKDMLVIQNRINNNNVNDIAKKSQRPNSFKAQATFDQVLSQQLLKKEELTFTKHASMRLNARDINFSDEQLTRINEGVKEAEKKGIKDSLVLIDDVALVVNVKNKTVITAVKKEQQNQIFSKIDGAILI
- a CDS encoding flagellar FlbD family protein — protein: MIYVTLLGGRRILLNEKLIETIEETPDTVVKTTTGKKYIVMEKVDQLYDMINHHG